One segment of Anatilimnocola aggregata DNA contains the following:
- a CDS encoding metallophosphoesterase family protein, with translation MGHAFRFLHSGDFDLQQPLTGLADIPAALRPFCVDAPFTAAQRVFDVAIREKVDFIVLSGNLLDIDQAGPRAVSFLLEQFERLNEEDIGVYWAGGVTDPPQQWPGAARMPKNVQLFPAYQVEEFSHFRVDKPIACVRGRSWQGPTVSIDPLAPDFDRMFTVAVSYGQYEVSPLLHKPVNYWALGGSPHRLTHGDSIRTVHYPGSPQGRKPQQAGPHGCSLVHVEADGKTRVQLVPTDAVRFQTEDVVLDPTGPVADQRRPFLDRIKSLRLESDDRPLLVNWELRVMGTPTLAEREKLSAEMLTWLRNEFGTSRVPLWSISVECASGVLSPAWLAEDTMLGEFLRAVEQACHQDDVPLDLSSFIPQRHQQSSLAGVAQIGMGIEKQTLLREAALLGAQLLGADERATAKILT, from the coding sequence ATGGGCCACGCCTTTCGCTTTCTACACTCGGGCGATTTCGACCTGCAGCAACCGCTGACGGGGCTCGCCGATATTCCAGCTGCTCTGCGCCCCTTCTGTGTCGATGCTCCCTTCACCGCCGCCCAGCGCGTGTTCGATGTCGCGATTCGCGAGAAGGTCGACTTCATCGTCCTCTCGGGCAATCTGCTCGATATCGATCAGGCTGGTCCCCGGGCTGTCTCTTTTCTACTCGAACAATTCGAACGGCTGAACGAAGAAGACATCGGCGTGTATTGGGCGGGAGGCGTGACCGATCCGCCGCAGCAGTGGCCCGGCGCGGCCCGCATGCCGAAGAATGTGCAACTGTTTCCCGCTTATCAAGTGGAAGAGTTCTCGCACTTTCGCGTCGACAAGCCCATCGCGTGCGTCCGCGGTCGCAGCTGGCAAGGGCCAACAGTTTCCATCGATCCGCTCGCGCCCGACTTCGACCGCATGTTCACGGTCGCGGTAAGCTACGGTCAGTACGAAGTGAGCCCGCTTCTGCATAAGCCCGTCAATTACTGGGCTCTGGGGGGTTCGCCTCACCGGCTGACGCACGGCGACTCGATTCGCACGGTGCATTACCCCGGTTCGCCGCAAGGTCGCAAACCGCAGCAAGCAGGTCCGCATGGCTGCTCGCTGGTGCATGTCGAAGCTGACGGCAAGACCCGCGTGCAGCTTGTGCCTACCGATGCCGTTCGCTTTCAAACCGAAGATGTCGTGCTCGATCCGACCGGGCCGGTCGCCGATCAACGCCGTCCGTTTTTAGACCGCATCAAGTCGTTGCGGCTCGAAAGTGACGATCGTCCGCTGCTCGTCAATTGGGAATTGCGGGTGATGGGAACTCCCACGCTGGCTGAGCGCGAGAAGCTATCGGCAGAGATGCTCACCTGGCTGCGGAACGAGTTCGGCACCAGCCGCGTTCCGTTGTGGTCCATCAGTGTCGAATGTGCGAGTGGCGTGCTCTCTCCAGCCTGGCTGGCAGAAGACACGATGCTCGGCGAGTTTTTGCGAGCGGTCGAGCAGGCGTGCCATCAGGACGATGTGCCGCTGGACTTGAGCTCGTTCATCCCACAGCGCCATCAGCAGTCGTCGCTGGCTGGCGTGGCTCAGATTGGGATGGGCATCGAGAAGCAAACTCTGCTGCGCGAAGCTGCCTTGCTGGGCGCACAATTGCTCGGGGCCGATGAACGGGCCACGGCGAAGATTTTAACATGA
- a CDS encoding RNA polymerase sigma factor gives MTEPAPIADGPLIAAALAGDDSAFAQIAQRYQGPLLHAAQSRLSDRQLAEDAVQEALLCAYRWLHTYDSQYSFRTWLWTILLNQCSRIAQRRSKQPAASMPGERTTEQAQTLCLHSHEPRTEASPFEQLLARESAERLHQLLARLPEPQADALRLRFFGGLKFEEIAQAMECSVSGAKNRVRLGLTQLATWLKRTNLQHPTNQATAPQSASHAGDSR, from the coding sequence ATGACCGAGCCCGCTCCAATTGCCGATGGCCCGCTGATTGCCGCTGCTTTGGCAGGGGACGATAGTGCGTTTGCGCAAATCGCTCAGCGCTATCAGGGGCCGCTGCTGCACGCGGCTCAAAGTCGGCTCAGCGACCGGCAACTGGCAGAGGATGCTGTGCAGGAGGCTCTGCTGTGCGCCTATCGCTGGCTTCACACCTACGATTCGCAGTACAGCTTTCGAACCTGGCTCTGGACCATCCTGCTGAACCAATGTTCGCGGATTGCCCAGCGGCGGAGCAAACAGCCCGCTGCATCCATGCCGGGCGAGCGGACGACGGAGCAAGCGCAAACGCTTTGCCTCCACTCGCATGAGCCGCGCACCGAAGCTTCGCCGTTCGAACAACTGCTGGCCCGCGAAAGCGCCGAACGGCTGCATCAACTGCTGGCCCGTTTGCCGGAACCACAGGCCGATGCGCTGCGGCTGCGGTTCTTCGGCGGCCTGAAGTTCGAAGAAATTGCTCAAGCAATGGAGTGCAGCGTGAGTGGGGCGAAAAACCGCGTTCGCCTGGGACTGACGCAACTCGCGACGTGGCTAAAACGGACAAATTTGCAACACCCGACTAACCAAGCGACTGCTCCGCAGTCGGCAAGTCATGCTGGAGATTCTCGATGA